From the Papaver somniferum cultivar HN1 chromosome 2, ASM357369v1, whole genome shotgun sequence genome, the window atatttgagattgacaaatatttctctttaatagactttatgaaaacaaatttttatttctggcgatgcgtttatcagagacaatatcgtccgtcctcagatcgctacaaacacagacttatgaggtctttaacgtgttttccttctctgataccaattgaaaatgcgggggtctaacaaccacacccaacaattcgtatgGCAATATGATAGGACttactccagtatactttctagagaatcaactagacagccagactcaatctagaataaagtatatcaaagagtgtaatatctctaactcttaattcaatccgtaatcagcaaatagaaatacgcgagcccgattgaatataagaggagttacttgaatggtaccaaagaccaatgttcaagtgtcaatcaatgtaaatcaacaaccaaaggctggatattctaattgattgatcttaacgcacaacctgtgatatttcaattatataataaaatataatgcagaaaagaaataacacagacaccagaattttgttaacgaggaaaccgcaaatgcagaaaaacccggggatctagtccagtttgaacaccacgctatattaagacgctacagacactagcctactaccaattaacttcggactggactgtagttgaaccctaatcaatctcacactgatttaaggtacagtttcgctccttacgtctctgatcccagcagaatactacgcacttgattcccttagctgatctcacccacaaccaagagttgctacgacccaaagtcgaagacttgataaacaaatctgtctcacactgaaaagtctataggattgaataaatctgtcttccacagaaatacccaagagtttttgttctgtcttttgataaatcaaggtgaacaagaaccaattgataaaccagacttatattcccgaagaacatcctagtattatcaatcacctcacaataatcttaatatactagcgaaacaagatatagtGGAATCAAAATCGATGAGacaaagatatttgtgactacttttttatcttgcctgtcggagaaataaatctcaagccaattttacaattgtacgcgtacgatagaaacaacaagtttagatcacacaactacaagagaagtagtatcggtctggcctcacaatcccaatgaagccttcaagtcattaacctacagggtctcgagaagaaacctaaggttaaaggagaatcgaatctagcaatacaactagtatcacacaggaagtgtggggattaggtttcctggtTGTTAAAGTTCTCatgtatatagttttcaaatcagggtttgcaatccaagttaccttagtaacaaagcattcaataatcaccgttagatgaaaaacctgattcaaccaagcaaatatctttcaaccgttagatcgaacttagcttgttacacacaaatgaaatgtaccctcatttaggtttatgtaaccgtacccaaacgtgtacactcatgttgtctcaaatagttaaccgaggttagccttttgtttactctcatattaatgttattcatcttaaccatatcatatgactcaaatgaaactagttaaagagtttttcaattgcatagaagacacaattgaaaccaaatcggtttgattcactcgaatcaatcatgaaaattacagccacggtttgcagagattgcattccttaagatttaaatgtttaagtttatgaaaagaccgatttgaaaaaataaccagcttaagtatgcgtacgggtatgcgtacttaagcaactggatttgagtttgttaagtttccaaactcagcagaaattctcggttcgaaaacttctgccagtatgcgtacgggtacacgtacttaAGGTGgacagtttaggagtttgtaattcccaaactcagcagatattttcggttcgaaaacttcctctagtatgcgtacgggtacgcatacttaaggtgactagtttaggagtttgtaattcctaaacaaagcagatattttcggttcgaaaacttccaccagtatgcatatgggtacgtatacttatgttgtctccttcaccaattttgtatacacacatatgcatacacttggttcccggtttatggatttatacactaatttgcaaacacactatatatgcttatatccaaagatggttatatcatcaactcttaatttcaatcattgaaactttcttagaggacgttatatagttgttgttcacaaactatttttcgtcaaagcggttttcaagttattgaaattaacataacgaaacattccaaggcaataccaaatgattgtatcacagaaaccatgttagatgtaactcggaaattttcatatgatattattcggactttcgtcacgaatgtaagatgaacatggctaaatcgaaagcttgccaacacatatttcgagaaatatataagcgagataaactcagctcgaaatctcaaatgtgcataatacaaaactatatcgtaacacgacttatgtctcaatatagaagatagagtagaaatagactttccaagtgatagatgagtttaagtctccacacaccttttgttgataaagttccacaagctccccttagtagttcttcgtcttcaaatgatgaacgccgagagatctaagatcaactacactatctatgccctagtctgagacatctataaatagactagaaatcaagacttatagttttgatcactaacattgacaaacatgcttgagatagcaacgcatgagagttcgaccgagcaacgctctaacaccTATTATGGATTCTACTAGCTGATCAATGTTGGGGAGAGGAAAGTTATCCTTCGGACAAGCCTTATTTAAGTCACTAAAGTCGATGCAGATTCTTACCCCTCCATTTATTTTAGGAACTATCACCATGTTTGATATTCATTTCGGGTATTGATCCTTTCGAATGATTCACGATGTGTGTAACTTTTTGAGCTCTGCCTCTACCACCACCTGTAGCTCGGGAGCAATTCTTCGCATTTTCTGACGGATCGTCTTGAATTTGGGATCTATCCTGAGGTGATGGAAACATAACCATGGGTCCATCCCTTCCATGTCGTACattttccaggcgaacacatctaTATGTTCCCGTAACAGCGCTATTAGTTGATTCGCCTGTTCTTCCGATAACAAGGACCCAATTCTTAttatttttggttcttcttcgGACCCTAGGTTGACCTCCTGAGTAGACTCTAAGGCCTAGAAGTTTGGCTTTGGTTCGTTAATCGGTGTCGCCTCCTTTGATTGTTATAAGATCTCTTTCTCACCAGCTTCATAGGACATGAACGcttgtgaaattaatttttccagTTCTAGCTCGGCCTTGGTCTCCTTAGCTTTGTTCTTTTCTCGTCATATCCTAGCTCGCCTATCTTCGTTCTGTTGTATATCAACTTGCATGCACTGTCTTGCAGCTTGTGGGTCACCTACTACTTCGACGACAACCTCAACCTTTGGTGATAGGCTGACGCTACTCCTTTAATACATGTGATCCATGGTCTCCCGATGATTGCCTCGTATGGTGATACGACATCTACAACACAGAAGGTGGTGAGGATATCCAGATATCCTTCCCCGTCAGAGACCTTAAGCGTGACTTCTCCTTTTGGTATAGTTACTGTCCCATTGAAGCCGTAGATTCGGTAGGTAGAAGGAATTAGAATATCATCAGACATGTCCATCCTTTTAAACATATCGTAGAAAAGGACTTCGACCGAACTCCCTCTATCCACTAGTATCCGCTTCACTCCCCACTCTTCAATGAGTAAAGTGATGACCAATGGGTCTCCATGTGCTTGGCCGTTTATCGGGACATCTTTGGCCGAGAATGAGATTGGTTGCATCATCCATGCCTCCATAGGCAGGGTTTTGGCTACACTGAAGATTTTTTTCCCCGCTCGGTATCTCTTGTGAATTCTTGACGTAATTCCAGTCCCCAGATCTAGCCCTTGGGAAGCAGAGTGCGAGATCGTTTTACATACAAACTGGGTTCCCCGATCAATCCTAACTTGGTATACGGGTGCGTCAGGTGCCAGTGCTGCCTGCTTGACAAACTGCCATAGGTATCCGTCTCGGATTAGATGTTGAACTATGTCTTTGACCTCTCGACATTCGTTGGTTGAGTGACCTCGGTACTGGTGATAATGACAAAACTCGTGATGGTTCTTCATCTCGTCAAACTGTATTCCTCGGGTCTTCAGGTACCTGATATCATTTCTCTATTCCACTTCTTTGAAAATTTCCTCCAATGGTGCATTCAATGTTGTGTACGGTCTATGCTCGATCCTAGGACTTTTCCCCTTTTCGATCCACTCCTTCTTCCTGGTGAATTTGTGTTGTGGTCCCGCTCTCTTCTCGGGCCGCTTGGAAATCTCTTATGGTGCTACTTCTTTTGCTGCACTGGCTTCTTGCACTCTCCTGAGGCTGTGTTCCTTCTCGTATTTCTCCCAAGGCAATGTAGTGTTCCTGCatctttcgcatctccttcagtgTTTGTGGCTTCTTGGTGAACATGGCTATCCAAAAAGGATCTTTTTTCCCATGAGAATTCTCGAACCCGAAAATCTGTTGGTCCACGGGTACTTTTTTGATGTCGGTGCACAATTTCGTCCACCTATCTGTTAAATACCTCAAAGGTTCCCTAAACCTTATTAACAAAGTGAAAAATTTATTTATCCTAGGTCGGGAGATGCTATTGTGCATATAAGTTTCTAAGAAAGTTTCGACCAACACTCCATAGCTCCCAATAGATCCTATTGGTAGGGTGTAGAACCAATTCCTTGCTTCTCCCTCCAAACTTGCAGGGAAAAATTTACACATGACCATGTCACTGTTTTTCCATTGTAATAGAGACGTCATATACATCTTGACATGTTCCACTGCATCCGTCGAATCTTGATGGGAACGTCGAGAGTGTACACTTTGGTGGGAATGATGCTTTCTCTAACTCTCGGGTGAAGGGAGTCTTTTCAGCCTCGCTAATTACTTCCGCTAGATTGCCATCTTCGTCATCTCTTGCGAGTTTTTTGACCATCTCATCCAGTTGTTCTAGTTTAGCTTCAGTTACAGTATCAGTCCTCCCACTTTTCTCGGGTGCCTCTTCTTCAGTTGATGAGTTCTCGTGTGGGCCATACCCTCTCCTGGTTTGGTTTGGAGCGGGTATGCGTCCTTGAGGTGGTGGTGTTTGGGTGTACCCTGATCGGGTTTGGTTTCCTAATGTACCTCGGCTCGAGGATCCTTTAGATATCGTCCCTTGATTCCGGAGCTGACAGTTCTCGTGCTCGAGTGCTAAATTTATTCTCTGTAGTTCCCTCATGAGTTCTTACTGCCTCCTCTGATTTGCCAGAATTGCCATCAATGTTGGGTCTGTACTCTCATGACTTGGATGACCATTCGGGTGGTTTGCTGTTACAGACGGAGGTGCGGCTGTAGGTGCAATGGTCGGTGGTGCTGGTAGTGCTACTGGTGGTGCAACAGGTGGTTCCACTGGCTGGTTGACAGGCGGTGCTACTGGTGGTGCCTCAATCGAAAAATCTCGGTTTCCATTTCCCATCTCTAGTCGAATTTTTCTGAGTCTCTCTTCTTCTCGGTTCAAGGCATCTTGGTACTCAGCATGTTTTTTATCCCTCATGCGGTACCGTTGCATCATCAGTACCTCCTCATCGTCCTCAGTGTCCGATGATGTCAGGCCATCAATTATTTTCTCGGGTATCCTCTGACTGGGTTCGATGCGCTCCAGAAGAGTGAGGTCATCATCTTGACTTAGGTGGATCTTCTCATTTACAGTCGACATTCTTATTACAGGTGCCGGGTTATCCTCGGGTAGATGATGGCGATTGCTCTCCTGTCGTGATTCTGTCACTCCTTCTTGCATGTTGGATCCTGCTACCGTTCTCTTCCTTAGCGTCCTACCTGTCCTCGAGGTGTTGGCCATCGGGTCGGGTTCTTTTTCTCTTCCGACAGCTTGACCTACGTCAGCAGAATATACAACACCTTACTTTGAACTGTTTTCGAAAAGTTTTTGCAAGTACAAAAATGGATTCTGCTATTTGTCAGTGTGCAAATATAAGTACGATTCCTCCATTTTTGTCACGCTGAAATCAGCAAAAAGATTTGTTTGACTACTACGGTATTTTTGTGGGAAAAGTTATTGTTGGGTCGCTTTCAGTACCCTTACTATGCATTAATCATTATTTGTCCTACATTCTTTATATTAATTGTCATCACTTATCCGTACAAGTGGTCGGAAAAGCAATTCTTTGGTTGAGTTTTAATGCAGTTATGTCCTTCATTGGATACTGACGAGATCACCACTTACGTATGATGTCGAAGCATGGATTAAATCATAATCATGCCTTGCTCTATGGTTTTCCTCGAAATTCCACAAGGATAGATTTACCTTGGGATTCCTTTTGTTTTCCGTGCACCTTTACACTCCTGTGAGTTCAACAGGGAAGGTAAATCAGATCTTACACCAAAAACGATCTTAAATTCTCTCGGAAAATTGCTCCAGTGACCTGACTCATTGATTTCGAGCCAATCTACTAGTAGCGATGTATCGTAATGCTATTTTTATAAACTTTCAAACCTTTAAATCATAATGCTAACGATTTTGACCGAATCCTTGCTATTTAATGAGATGAAGTTTCATTTAGCTTCTACCAAACATCAAGGATGTTATTTGGGAGATTTTGAATCTTTCTAACAACTCAACTAGCAAGATCTTGGGAGATCATGCTTTAGAAGGATCTTTGTTACTCCGGCACTCTAAACTAAAGTTTTGAAAGAAATGAAACCTTTATGAAAAACAAGGAAGCAAAACTTTGATTAAAATAACTCATCGATAAAAGATACTCGATTTATCTACCAATTTATACATCTAACCACAAGAGTCTTCCACTTAGCATCAACTAACATCATAAGATGGTTTAAGAGATTTGGGATTTCTCTTTTGGTGGTTTTCAATCAAGGTATCTGAAGATGTTActcgtcc encodes:
- the LOC113351650 gene encoding uncharacterized protein LOC113351650, which translates into the protein MKNHHEFCHYHQYRGHSTNECREVKDIVQHLIRDGYLWQFVKQAALAPDAPVYQVRIDRGTQFVCKTISHSASQGLDLGTGITSRIHKRYRAGKKIFSVAKTLPMEAWMMQPISFSAKDVPINGQAHGDPLVITLLIEEWGVKRILVDRGSSVEVLFYDMFKRMDMSDDILIPSTYRIYGFNGTVTIPKGEVTLKVSDGEGYLDILTTFCVVDVVSPYEAIIGRPWITCIKGVASAYHQRLRLSSK